A single window of Gammaproteobacteria bacterium DNA harbors:
- a CDS encoding RluA family pseudouridine synthase, which produces MGTAGARLNQGYDYRETLGPAADGVRLLDYLSRRYRHSTEAEWLARIDAGRVLLDGRPAQSGAVLRRGGELVWRRPPWVEPEAPRSFTVLYEDEDLLAVDKPPGLPTLPGADFLEATLLYQVRAYAPDAAPLHRLGRWTSGLVLCARTPRSQAALIRQWATPAVGKRYRALATGAPVWDERIIDAPIGPVPHAALGSLYAAAPAGKPARSRVTVLERRAEAFLCDVEIATGRPHQIRIHLAFAGHPLVGDPLYVAGGVPAPATRALPGDPGYHLHSAELRFPHPRSGCPLVITCTPPPLLRIIR; this is translated from the coding sequence ATGGGCACCGCCGGCGCGCGCCTGAATCAGGGCTACGACTATCGCGAGACGCTCGGTCCCGCGGCCGATGGCGTGAGGCTGCTGGACTATCTGTCCCGACGTTACCGCCACTCCACGGAGGCCGAGTGGTTGGCGCGCATCGACGCCGGACGGGTGCTCCTGGATGGCCGGCCCGCGCAATCCGGCGCGGTGCTGCGCCGGGGCGGCGAACTGGTGTGGCGGCGCCCGCCGTGGGTCGAGCCGGAGGCGCCGCGGTCGTTCACGGTGCTGTATGAGGATGAGGATCTGCTGGCGGTGGACAAGCCGCCCGGTCTGCCGACCCTGCCGGGCGCCGATTTCCTCGAGGCGACGCTGCTGTACCAGGTGCGTGCCTATGCGCCGGATGCCGCGCCGCTGCACCGCCTCGGGCGCTGGACCTCGGGCCTCGTGTTGTGCGCGCGCACGCCTCGATCACAGGCGGCGCTGATCCGGCAGTGGGCCACGCCGGCGGTCGGAAAGCGCTACCGCGCGCTCGCGACCGGCGCTCCCGTCTGGGACGAGCGGATCATCGATGCGCCCATCGGTCCTGTGCCGCACGCCGCGCTCGGCAGCCTCTACGCCGCCGCGCCCGCCGGCAAGCCGGCGCGCTCGCGGGTCACGGTGCTGGAGCGGCGCGCGGAGGCGTTTCTGTGCGATGTGGAGATCGCCACCGGGCGGCCGCATCAGATCCGCATCCATCTCGCCTTCGCCGGACACCCGTTGGTGGGCGATCCGCTCTACGTCGCCGGCGGGGTGCCGGCGCCGGCGACGCGCGCCCTCCCCGGAGACCCGGGTTACCACCTGCATTCCGCCGAGCTGCGCTTCCCGCACCCGCGCAGCGGTTGTCCGCTGGTCATCACATGCACGCCGCCGCCGCTGCTGCGAATCATCAGATGA